GAGGCATACCGAAAGGGAGCTTCGCCGGATCCGGCTCGACATCAATGAGGTTGCACCGCACGCTGACCCCTTCGGGCAAGTCAACGATGGCAGAAACGTAAGGAACCGGAACGCCGGGAACGGATTGATGGACGATCGAATAGACGTATAAGGAACCACGGTCACTCAGGCGGATTTCCTGCAGAGGTTCGGTCGAGGTGCATTTGCTACAGCCGACTCGATTTTCGCCAAGATAGTGCGCATTGCACACCTGACAACGATATCCCGCCAGATAGGGTTTCTCGCCTGGGTCTATAGGCAACCGTAAGAATTCGATGATCGGGCGTTGCTTTCTTGTTTTCGAACTTCCCTCAGCAGCCATGGCACGTTCCTTTCTCTACTCCCAGCGCAGGCTGAGGTACCAATACCTGAGCAGACCCGACGTGACAAGCCCTGAAAAACGTAGAGCTGAAGCCAATTTCGCCGCCAAGGACCAACGAGCCGAGTGGAAAGAGCGAATTGCGAGCTGCCGCCAAGACCGTTATATAAGGCAGGTGCACTCTCTTTTTGCCGCCGTACTGACCGCACTGTTTCCCCATCGTTGCTTGGGCTGTCGAGTGGACACGGCTCTCGACCAACCGTTCTGTGCGGCGTGTCAGCGGTTCATCCAGACCATCGAGCCGCCGTTCTGTTCATGCTGTGGGGTGCCATTCATCACGGACACTGGACCGAACCATCTCTGCTCTAGCTGTCAGGAACAACCACCAACGTTCCGTCAGGCGCGGTCTTGGGCCGTGTATTCTGGTAGCAGCTCGACGCCGCACCCGCTCAATGAAGCGATTCAACAGTTCAAATACCAACGCCGACTCAGCACCGGCAAAGCGCTGGCGTCGCTGGCCGCCACCTGCTGTTCACTTGACGCTGAACAGCATGATGTGATTGTCCCGGTGCCGCTTCATCTCGAACGTTTGCGCTGGCGAGGGTTTAACCAATCCTTACTCTTAGCGCGCGCCGTCGGGCAGGCGAGACACATTCCTGTGGACCCGTTTCTCCTTGAACGTATCCGCCCAACCACGCCGCAAACTCAGCTCAAAGGAAAAGAGCGCCGCACCAACGTCCGAGGGGCGTTCCACGTCAGTGATGCGGAAAGACTTGCGGGAAAAACCGTGCTACTCATCGACGATGTCTACACATCCGGTGCCACTACGCAAGAATGCGCTCACGCGCTGCGTCGCAGTGGCGCAGCGGCAGTGGATGTCTTTACCCTAGCCCGCGCTGTCTCTCATTAGACTATGCCTATGCCTCTTCCCATCGGAGTGCTGCTCTCCGGCAGCGGCACCAATCTCCAGGCCATCGTCGATACGATTGCCCGTGGAGAACTGGCCGCTGCCATCAAGGTGGTCATCAGTAACCGTGCCGACGCCTATGGTCTCGTCCGAGCACGTCACCATGGGCTTCCAACGGCGGTCATTGCCCACACAGACTTCCCGTCACGCGAAGCCTTCGAGGCGGAGCTGATACAAACCTTGCAGGCCCACCACGTCGAGTTGGTGGTGCTGGCCGGATTCATGCGCCTGTGCTCGCCGTTTTTTATCCGCGCCTTTCCGCAGCGGATCATGAACATTCACCCAGGCTTACTGCCCGCATTCCCAGGCACCCATGCGCAACGGCAAGCCCTGGAACGCGGGGTGCGCATCGCCGGAGCCACCGTCCACTTCGTCGATGAAGAGATGGATCACGGGCCGATCATCGCGCAAGCTGCCGTTCCCGTTTATGCGGACGATACCGAAGAGACGCTCAGTGCACGCATTCTCGCTCAAGAGCACCGCATCTACTCCCAAGCGATCCAACTGTACGCAGAGAACCGCTTGCACATCCAAGGGCAGAAAGTCGTGATCCGCGACGAGCAACGCACCCCCGATGCCGTCCTGCGCCTTCCCGCACCGTTATGAGCGCCGCCTTCAGCAAAGTCGGCCACAACGGGCAAATAGGAATCGACGAGTCCGGCAAAGGCGACTACTTCGGCCCGCTGGTAATTGCCGGCGTATATGTCTCCCAGGAACAAGAAGAGTTGCTACACGCCGCCGGGGTACGCGACAGTAAAGCCGTCGCCGATAAGAAAGCGGCAACCCTGGCCGAGCAGATTCGCGCACTCTGTCCATTCACCGTCGTGGCGATCGGTCCAGAGCGGTACAACAGCCTGCACGCATCTTTCAAGAACTTGAACAAGCTCCTCGCGTGGGGTCACGCGCGCTCGATCGAGAACCTATTGGAGAAGGTTTCATGTGACCGAGTGGTCGCCGATCAGTTTGGCGACGAGCGGTTTTTGCTTAGCGCACTGATGGCCAAGGGGCGATCAATCACGCTCGTGCAAAAGCCCCGGGCAGAGGAAGAGATGGCGGTCGCGGCGGCATCCCTCGTCGCCCGCGCCGAATTTTTACGCCGCTTGCAGGAACTCAGCAGGCGTTACGACGTCACTCTTCCCAAAGGTGCCAGCGACCTGGTCATTACGGCCGGCAAAACCTTCGTGCAACGGCATGGGGCGGACGCCCTGGGTCACGTCGCCAAGCTGCATTTTCGCACGACGGAGAGGGTATTGGGGTAGGAGGAGAACTTGGTTATTAGATCCTACAAGTCATCGCTCAACCTGCTGGCATGTCACCCTGAGCGAAGCGAAGGGTCTTGTAGCAAGATTCTTCGCCGCTTACGCGACTCAGAATGACAACATTGAGGTGTCGATGAAGATCTTCACGGTTATTCCCCGTACAGTTCATTATCGATCCCCTTCGCCAAAGAGCCGTGCGTTGTTCCGGCAATGAATTTGAGCAGAGGGTCCAGGGCTGGGTCTAGTTCGTTCTCCGAGTCTTCCTTTGCTTTTCGCTCTTTGGCGAGAAGGTAGCCAACAAAGTCCAACACTTCTTGGAGTTTCTCTCGGGGCAGTTTTTTAATGTCTCCGAGCAACTGCTTTTTCATGACACTCGCAGCAATATCCATCGCGCGCTCCTGCTAAGGAAATTTCTTCGACAAAGAAAAAATACAGTCGCCTCCCCGCCTTGGTCGATGCCTCGTACCATGTCTCGCAAGTTCGTTAGCGGGGTGTAGGGAGAAGTCGCTGCTTCTTTTGGAATGCGCCGTCACCAACGGCGCTCTAGCTCACGCTAACCGGCGGTGCGCTCCGCGCAGAGACACAGCGGCGTCACAGCCGCCGCACTCCAAAAATGGACACGCTGCTCTCAAATTTATGAGACACGACAATAGCAACGCCTTCGACTCAGCTTACGCAAGACATTTTCGTCGTTCGGACTTTGGCTGCGTATTTATTCCGCCGACAATCTCTGTAACGCATTACTAGCCTGGGCATAGCCTTGCTCCACCGCCTTGCGATCCCGATCCACAGCCTGGAGACTCTCCTCCCCAAGACAAGCACTCATTACAGCCGCCAAAAAGACAATCGCGACAAACGCCATTCTCATGTGAGCACCTCCTGATTTGTCTCTTTCACGTCAAATGGAGTCCGGCCTTGAAAGACCAGCCTACCATCAAGGGCCGATCTGCGGCACCACCTAGCACATGGTGCTGCTCTGATGGTAGCCAAGAGTTTGAACCCTCGGCGTGCTTCATGTTGGCATTGCGAGCAACGCATCTTGTCTCTTTACTTGATCGCTACTGAAAGGACAAGGAGAATGTTCTGCGACCTACGCCGCGCCACTATGCGAGGTCGAAAATAGCCTTTACACTAGGCAGCCGAGGAAAGGCTTATGCGTTATTCGGTCTTGCTTGAACCCATTCAAGAGCCCGGTTTTGCAGGTTGGTATTATGCACATATTCCAACGCTCGACCTGACCACTCATGGTCAAGGTATTGAAGGAGCCCTTACAACGGCCCAGGAACTCGTTGAGGTCTGGATTGCAGAAAAACGAGTGAACGGAGAATCGATCCCGACTGAGAGCCTAGCCGGATAATCACTATCGCCCGCTTCTGTCATTCTGAGCGCAGCGAAGAATCTTGCTTTCACCGCCGAAGAAAGATGTTTCGCTCCGCTCAACATGACACGTTGCTCACCATTATCCGGACAGGCTCTAAGACAATTGCAACGGCAGAAGTATTCCGCAATCTATAATTTCGCTTCTATGGCACAAAACCCCCACCCCGCTTTCGCTCGTCTCGTCGAGATTATGGCAATGCTGCGCGGCCC
This DNA window, taken from Deltaproteobacteria bacterium, encodes the following:
- a CDS encoding OB-fold domain-containing protein; translation: MAAEGSSKTRKQRPIIEFLRLPIDPGEKPYLAGYRCQVCNAHYLGENRVGCSKCTSTEPLQEIRLSDRGSLYVYSIVHQSVPGVPVPYVSAIVDLPEGVSVRCNLIDVEPDPAKLPFGMPLEMVTRTVRERKEKNAEGVEETIEIVAFFFKPSHN
- a CDS encoding ComF family protein, which codes for MTSPEKRRAEANFAAKDQRAEWKERIASCRQDRYIRQVHSLFAAVLTALFPHRCLGCRVDTALDQPFCAACQRFIQTIEPPFCSCCGVPFITDTGPNHLCSSCQEQPPTFRQARSWAVYSGSSSTPHPLNEAIQQFKYQRRLSTGKALASLAATCCSLDAEQHDVIVPVPLHLERLRWRGFNQSLLLARAVGQARHIPVDPFLLERIRPTTPQTQLKGKERRTNVRGAFHVSDAERLAGKTVLLIDDVYTSGATTQECAHALRRSGAAAVDVFTLARAVSH
- a CDS encoding phosphoribosylglycinamide formyltransferase; translated protein: MPMPLPIGVLLSGSGTNLQAIVDTIARGELAAAIKVVISNRADAYGLVRARHHGLPTAVIAHTDFPSREAFEAELIQTLQAHHVELVVLAGFMRLCSPFFIRAFPQRIMNIHPGLLPAFPGTHAQRQALERGVRIAGATVHFVDEEMDHGPIIAQAAVPVYADDTEETLSARILAQEHRIYSQAIQLYAENRLHIQGQKVVIRDEQRTPDAVLRLPAPL
- the rnhC gene encoding ribonuclease HIII; protein product: MSAAFSKVGHNGQIGIDESGKGDYFGPLVIAGVYVSQEQEELLHAAGVRDSKAVADKKAATLAEQIRALCPFTVVAIGPERYNSLHASFKNLNKLLAWGHARSIENLLEKVSCDRVVADQFGDERFLLSALMAKGRSITLVQKPRAEEEMAVAAASLVARAEFLRRLQELSRRYDVTLPKGASDLVITAGKTFVQRHGADALGHVAKLHFRTTERVLG
- a CDS encoding DUF2281 domain-containing protein translates to MDIAASVMKKQLLGDIKKLPREKLQEVLDFVGYLLAKERKAKEDSENELDPALDPLLKFIAGTTHGSLAKGIDNELYGE
- a CDS encoding type II toxin-antitoxin system HicB family antitoxin, translated to MRYSVLLEPIQEPGFAGWYYAHIPTLDLTTHGQGIEGALTTAQELVEVWIAEKRVNGESIPTESLAG